One segment of Bacillus alkalisoli DNA contains the following:
- a CDS encoding DUF881 domain-containing protein has product MKVKGKHVVLSFVCLVLGFMVSFSYQLTKAEEKNISDRQWQRDNNIRNTLLQTEERNRQLQQELFEKQDKLRRFEEEIATGEQVLFNLVEDVEKLRMFTGKVKVKGPGVEVALADASYVPSEENINNYIVHESHVFRVLNELLISGADAVSINGQRVTKNSYIVCNGPVITIDGNQYPAPFVISAIGDPDVLIPALNIVGGVKDQLLYDNINVKISKKDEIVLDPVMRKG; this is encoded by the coding sequence ATGAAAGTGAAGGGTAAACATGTTGTACTATCTTTTGTCTGTTTAGTGCTCGGTTTTATGGTCTCATTTTCTTACCAGCTAACAAAAGCTGAAGAAAAAAACATATCCGATAGACAATGGCAAAGAGATAATAATATTAGAAATACATTATTACAAACAGAGGAAAGAAATAGGCAACTTCAGCAAGAACTGTTTGAAAAACAAGACAAGCTTAGACGTTTTGAAGAAGAAATTGCCACAGGGGAACAAGTGCTATTCAACTTAGTTGAGGATGTTGAAAAATTAAGGATGTTTACAGGCAAAGTGAAAGTAAAAGGGCCAGGAGTAGAAGTTGCTCTTGCTGATGCGTCCTATGTTCCGTCTGAAGAAAATATTAATAATTATATTGTTCATGAAAGTCATGTTTTTAGAGTGTTAAACGAACTGCTAATTTCTGGAGCGGATGCAGTAAGTATAAATGGACAAAGAGTAACGAAAAACTCGTATATTGTATGTAACGGTCCGGTGATAACGATTGATGGAAATCAATATCCTGCTCCTTTTGTTATTAGTGCAATTGGAGACCCAGATGTTCTTATACCAGCTTTAAATATAGTTGGAGGAGTAAAAGACCAACTTTTATATGATAATATTAACGTCAAAATCTCGAAAAAAGATGAAATTGTTTTAGATCCAGTTATGCGAAAAGGGTAA
- a CDS encoding cell division protein FtsQ/DivIB, with protein sequence MTKNKVVTLEDRIPKLKEQRKQKANRRLIIYLSFFFILIIFIIYFQSPLSKVSAIQVIGNERVSEEEVIELSTIDNSTSYWRVNEKEVSVAIKSHPEIKGVILKKKLPNTVEIIVEEHLRIAYIFDDGDYRPVLDNGKILIPQPDSTIPHDAPIMFYWKKHELLVSFIDELLKLPESVIYAISEIHHTPVENNNHLLTLYMNDGFEVRANIRDFSNKLKSYPSIVSQLDPSQKGVINLEVGAFFKPYETIGSEDEEDGVELDDESEG encoded by the coding sequence ATGACGAAAAATAAAGTGGTTACATTAGAAGACAGAATTCCGAAGTTAAAAGAACAAAGAAAACAAAAAGCTAACCGCCGACTTATTATTTATTTATCTTTTTTCTTTATCCTTATTATTTTTATTATTTATTTTCAGTCTCCATTGAGTAAAGTATCTGCTATTCAGGTTATTGGAAATGAACGTGTGTCGGAAGAAGAAGTAATAGAGCTTAGTACGATTGATAATAGTACAAGCTATTGGAGAGTTAATGAAAAGGAAGTTAGTGTTGCGATAAAGAGTCACCCTGAGATTAAAGGTGTGATATTAAAGAAGAAATTACCTAACACCGTGGAGATTATTGTTGAGGAACATTTAAGAATCGCTTACATATTTGATGATGGAGATTATCGACCAGTACTCGATAATGGAAAAATATTAATCCCGCAACCTGATAGTACCATACCGCATGATGCACCTATTATGTTTTATTGGAAAAAACATGAATTATTAGTTTCTTTTATAGATGAATTATTAAAGTTACCTGAATCCGTTATTTACGCAATTTCGGAAATTCATCATACGCCTGTAGAAAACAACAACCATTTGCTTACGTTGTACATGAATGATGGATTTGAAGTAAGAGCGAACATACGTGATTTCTCAAATAAATTAAAATCTTACCCGTCGATAGTATCACAGCTTGATCCATCGCAAAAAGGTGTCATAAATTTGGAGGTTGGAGCATTTTTTAAGCCTTATGAAACAATTGGATCTGAAGATGAAGAAGATGGAGTTGAACTAGACGATGAAAGTGAAGGGTAA
- the murB gene encoding UDP-N-acetylmuramate dehydrogenase produces the protein MDKIAKELLDSEVGKVLQNEPLANHTTMKIGGPADLLVEPTSMDKLQELMNIINKYNLKWTVIGRGSNLLVSDKGIEGIVIKLGAGLDHMELDGEKLTVGGGFSLIKLVTLISKQGLSGLEFAGGIPGSVGGAVFMNAGAHGSDISNVLIKARVLFEDGKMEWLSKDDFQFSYRTSILQKERPGIVLEAIFQLSQGEREKVVAQLQKNKDYRRDTQPWSHPCAGSIFRNPLPNYAGQLIEESGLKGFSVGGAKISEMHGNFIVNANNAKAQDVLDLIQHVKDTIKEKYDITMETEVEIIGRK, from the coding sequence ATGGATAAAATCGCAAAGGAATTATTAGACAGTGAAGTAGGGAAAGTACTTCAAAACGAACCGCTAGCTAATCATACAACGATGAAAATTGGTGGTCCAGCAGACTTATTAGTAGAACCGACAAGTATGGATAAGTTACAAGAACTAATGAACATAATAAACAAATATAATTTAAAATGGACGGTTATTGGTAGGGGTTCTAACTTATTAGTTTCTGATAAAGGAATAGAAGGAATAGTTATTAAGTTAGGAGCAGGACTAGACCATATGGAACTTGATGGTGAAAAGTTAACAGTAGGAGGAGGCTTTTCATTAATTAAGTTAGTAACGTTAATTAGTAAACAAGGTCTTTCCGGTTTAGAATTTGCAGGAGGAATCCCTGGATCTGTCGGTGGTGCAGTTTTTATGAATGCCGGTGCACATGGATCAGACATTTCAAATGTGTTAATAAAGGCGAGAGTCTTATTCGAAGATGGGAAAATGGAATGGTTATCAAAAGATGACTTCCAATTTTCTTACAGAACTTCTATTTTACAAAAAGAAAGACCAGGAATTGTTTTGGAAGCGATTTTTCAATTATCACAAGGTGAGAGAGAAAAAGTAGTCGCTCAACTTCAAAAAAATAAAGATTATCGTAGAGACACACAACCGTGGAGTCACCCTTGTGCAGGGAGTATATTTAGAAATCCACTACCTAACTATGCAGGTCAATTAATAGAAGAATCAGGTTTGAAAGGTTTCTCTGTAGGTGGAGCGAAAATTTCAGAAATGCATGGAAACTTTATCGTGAATGCTAATAATGCAAAAGCACAAGATGTATTAGATTTAATACAACATGTTAAAGATACAATTAAAGAAAAATATGATATCACGATGGAAACGGAAGTAGAAATAATAGGAAGAAAATAG
- the spoVE gene encoding stage V sporulation protein E, whose amino-acid sequence MSTKRSTPDIILIFTTLTLLAVGLIMVYSASAVWADYKFNDTFFFAKRQLLFAVIGVIAMFFIMNVDYWTWRTWAKVIIIVCFVLLVLVLIPGIGIWRNGSRSWIGVGAFSIQPSEFMKIAMIFFLAKYLSENQKKITSFKKGLLPSLSLVFLAFGMIMLQPDLGTGTVMVGTCIVMIFVAGARISHFVGLGLLGLGGFVALVLSAPYRIKRITSFLDPWEDPLGSGFQIIQSLYAIGPGGLFGLGLGQSRQKFFYLPEPQTDFIFAILSEELGFIGGSFVVLLFALLLWRGVRIALGAPDLYGSFLAIGIISMIAIQVFINIGVVTGLMPVTGITLPFLSYGGSSLTLMLVAVGVLLNVSRYSRY is encoded by the coding sequence TTGTCAACAAAGCGCTCTACTCCCGATATTATATTAATATTCACAACATTGACTCTATTAGCAGTAGGACTAATAATGGTATATAGTGCTAGTGCAGTCTGGGCGGACTATAAGTTTAATGATACGTTTTTCTTTGCCAAAAGGCAGTTGCTCTTTGCTGTCATTGGAGTAATTGCGATGTTTTTTATTATGAATGTTGATTATTGGACATGGCGTACTTGGGCAAAGGTAATCATTATCGTTTGTTTTGTACTATTAGTATTGGTGCTTATACCTGGAATTGGTATATGGAGAAATGGTTCTCGTAGTTGGATAGGTGTAGGTGCTTTTTCTATTCAGCCTTCTGAATTTATGAAAATAGCAATGATCTTTTTCTTAGCTAAATACTTGAGTGAAAATCAGAAAAAAATTACTTCGTTTAAAAAGGGATTACTTCCTAGCTTATCGTTAGTTTTTTTAGCTTTTGGAATGATTATGTTACAACCTGATTTAGGAACAGGTACGGTTATGGTAGGAACTTGTATTGTTATGATTTTTGTTGCTGGAGCGAGGATTAGTCATTTTGTTGGTTTAGGATTACTTGGCTTAGGTGGTTTTGTTGCGCTAGTTTTATCTGCTCCATATCGAATCAAGAGAATCACTTCCTTTTTAGACCCATGGGAAGACCCACTTGGAAGTGGATTTCAAATTATACAGTCTCTATATGCAATTGGGCCAGGAGGATTATTTGGATTAGGGCTAGGGCAAAGCAGACAGAAATTCTTTTACTTGCCAGAACCTCAAACAGATTTTATTTTCGCTATCCTTTCAGAAGAACTTGGTTTTATAGGAGGTTCGTTCGTAGTATTACTCTTTGCACTTTTACTTTGGAGAGGAGTTCGAATTGCTCTAGGAGCTCCAGATTTATATGGTAGCTTTTTGGCAATTGGAATAATATCTATGATAGCGATTCAAGTTTTTATTAATATCGGAGTTGTTACAGGATTAATGCCTGTTACAGGAATAACGTTACCGTTTTTAAGTTACGGTGGTTCATCGTTGACACTAATGTTGGTGGCAGTAGGTGTATTATTAAATGTGAGTAGGTATTCAAGATATTGA
- the murD gene encoding UDP-N-acetylmuramoyl-L-alanine--D-glutamate ligase produces MKSIKKYENKNILVLGLAKSGTSTAKLLHELKAKVIVNDMKPFEENEYAQQLSELGMKVVCGEHPLSLFDNNIDYVFKNPGIPYSNLIVEEAKKRGIPVLTEVELAYEISEAPFIGITGSNGKTTTTTLIFNMLQNDDKKPLIAGNIGEVAVEVAQRAVKDNVMVTELSSFQLMGINTFKPKVSVLLNIFEAHLDYHGTKEEYVNAKAMLLKNQTTSEYCVYNADDPIVISMIEDSNATKVPFSTKRKVEDGTYIEDSAVWFKGEKIIDINDIVLPGKHNLENILASIAACKLFHVENKAIVNILTTFTGVKHRLQFVDTINGRRFYNDSKATNILSTEAAINAFDQNVILLAGGLDRGNEFHELIPSLGRVKAMVVFGQTAGKLEQTAKEAGINSVIRVDNVEKAVTAAYEMSESGDVILLSPACASWDQYKTFEQRGDIFINAVHMLK; encoded by the coding sequence TTGAAATCTATAAAAAAATATGAAAATAAAAATATTCTAGTTCTAGGTTTAGCTAAAAGTGGTACTTCAACGGCAAAACTTTTACATGAATTAAAAGCGAAAGTAATTGTAAATGATATGAAGCCTTTTGAAGAAAATGAATATGCTCAACAGTTAAGCGAGTTAGGAATGAAGGTTGTTTGTGGTGAACATCCGCTTAGTCTTTTTGACAACAACATTGATTATGTGTTTAAAAACCCTGGTATTCCATATTCCAATCTAATCGTAGAGGAAGCAAAGAAGCGTGGCATTCCTGTATTAACAGAAGTGGAGTTAGCTTATGAAATCTCTGAAGCTCCGTTTATAGGAATTACAGGATCGAATGGAAAAACTACAACAACAACATTGATTTTTAACATGCTACAAAATGATGATAAAAAGCCTTTAATTGCAGGGAATATCGGTGAAGTTGCGGTAGAAGTAGCTCAACGGGCAGTGAAAGATAATGTGATGGTAACAGAACTATCTTCCTTTCAATTAATGGGGATTAACACATTTAAACCGAAAGTATCAGTCCTATTAAATATTTTTGAAGCACACTTAGATTACCATGGTACAAAAGAAGAATATGTAAATGCAAAAGCTATGTTGTTGAAAAATCAAACGACTAGTGAATATTGCGTCTATAATGCAGATGATCCTATTGTAATCTCGATGATAGAAGATTCAAATGCTACAAAAGTTCCTTTTTCAACGAAGCGAAAAGTTGAAGATGGAACATATATTGAAGACAGTGCAGTATGGTTCAAAGGTGAAAAAATTATCGATATAAATGATATAGTTTTACCAGGTAAACATAACTTAGAAAATATTTTGGCATCCATTGCTGCGTGCAAACTGTTTCATGTTGAAAACAAAGCAATCGTAAATATACTTACAACATTTACAGGAGTTAAGCATAGATTACAATTTGTAGATACGATCAACGGAAGAAGATTTTATAATGATTCGAAAGCTACCAATATATTATCTACAGAAGCAGCGATTAATGCATTTGATCAAAATGTTATACTTTTGGCAGGTGGTCTTGACCGCGGAAATGAATTTCATGAACTTATTCCTTCACTAGGAAGAGTAAAAGCCATGGTAGTTTTTGGTCAGACGGCAGGTAAGTTAGAACAAACGGCGAAAGAAGCAGGAATAAATAGCGTGATACGTGTCGATAATGTTGAAAAAGCCGTTACGGCTGCTTATGAAATGTCGGAAAGTGGTGATGTCATCTTGCTTTCACCAGCATGTGCTAGTTGGGATCAATATAAAACATTTGAACAACGTGGAGACATTTTTATAAACGCCGTGCATATGCTTAAATAA
- the mraY gene encoding phospho-N-acetylmuramoyl-pentapeptide-transferase yields MLEQVILFTIVMSFLITVLLSPLFIPFLRRLKFGQSIREEGPKSHQKKTGTPTMGGIMILLSVAITTLVMTGKFTEPSVETYLLLFVLIGYGLLGFLDDFIKVVLKRNLGLTSKQKLVGQILIAVIFYFVFKQSDFSTVVSIPGTDFSFDFGFFYIFLIIFWLVGFSNAVNLTDGLDGLVSGTGAIAFGAFAVIAWSQSQYEVSLFSVAVAGALLGFLVFNAHPAKVFMGDTGSLALGGAIATVAILLKLEILLIIIGGVFVIETLSVIIQVISFKSTGRRVFKMSPLHHHYELVGWSEWRVVVTFWSVGLLFAILGIYLEVWM; encoded by the coding sequence ATGCTAGAGCAAGTTATATTATTCACCATCGTTATGTCTTTTTTAATTACAGTATTATTATCACCATTATTCATTCCCTTCCTGCGAAGATTGAAATTCGGTCAAAGCATTCGAGAGGAAGGCCCTAAGTCACACCAAAAGAAAACCGGTACACCAACAATGGGAGGAATTATGATTCTTCTTTCCGTTGCTATTACAACACTTGTGATGACGGGTAAATTTACAGAACCTTCCGTTGAAACATATTTATTATTATTTGTATTAATTGGATATGGATTATTAGGTTTCCTAGATGATTTTATAAAAGTAGTATTAAAACGAAATCTTGGGTTAACTTCAAAACAAAAATTAGTAGGTCAAATATTGATCGCAGTAATATTTTATTTTGTGTTTAAACAATCTGATTTTTCGACAGTTGTTTCTATTCCAGGAACAGACTTTAGTTTTGATTTTGGATTTTTCTACATATTCCTTATTATTTTTTGGTTGGTAGGATTTTCAAATGCAGTTAACTTAACAGATGGTTTAGATGGATTGGTTTCTGGAACAGGTGCGATTGCTTTTGGAGCTTTTGCAGTTATTGCATGGAGTCAATCTCAATATGAAGTTTCATTGTTTTCTGTTGCAGTTGCAGGTGCATTATTGGGCTTCTTAGTTTTTAATGCTCATCCTGCAAAAGTGTTTATGGGCGATACTGGGTCACTTGCTCTTGGTGGTGCCATTGCAACAGTCGCGATTTTATTAAAGTTAGAAATATTATTGATTATAATTGGTGGTGTTTTTGTTATCGAAACACTCTCAGTTATAATTCAAGTTATATCATTTAAAAGTACTGGAAGAAGAGTATTCAAGATGAGTCCATTGCATCACCATTATGAATTAGTCGGTTGGTCTGAATGGAGAGTTGTTGTAACATTCTGGTCAGTAGGTTTATTGTTTGCTATTCTAGGAATTTATTTAGAGGTGTGGATGTAA
- a CDS encoding UDP-N-acetylmuramoyl-L-alanyl-D-glutamate--2,6-diaminopimelate ligase has product MNLHELTKHIHNVSISNINDNPSITSIEMDSRKVSQGCLFICIKGYTVDGHDFVIQAIKNGAVAILSEKELDVEVPVVLVKDTKRAMAILADVFYQQPSQQLHLIGVTGTNGKTTTTHLIESVFYKHEVNTGMIGTINMKINGKTYPTSNTTPEIIVLQQMFKKMLEENVKAVVMEVSSHALDLGRVRGCDFDVAVFTNLTQDHLDYHSSMEEYKFVKGTLFSSLGNSYNLSKPKFAVLNEDDNASSLYKKLTAGQVVTYGIDKESDYQAKNIQMSPKGTTFELHYNGNKEIVRIKLVGKFSVYNVLACIAACHVSNIPMDTILEAMGEIAGVSGRYELVNEGQDFSVIVDYAHTPDSLENVLTTSKQLVEGKLFCLIGCGGDRDRTKRPLMAQAAVKYSDIPIFTSDNPRTEDPEQIFSDMEKGVEGEQYSVIKERKEAIEYAVSKAKTGDVIIIAGKGHETYQQIGKETLPFDDREVARNAIKMLLNK; this is encoded by the coding sequence ATGAACTTACATGAATTAACTAAACATATACATAATGTTAGTATCTCAAACATAAACGATAATCCTAGTATTACATCAATAGAAATGGATTCTAGAAAAGTCAGCCAAGGATGCTTATTTATATGTATTAAAGGTTATACGGTGGATGGACATGATTTTGTAATTCAAGCGATTAAAAACGGTGCAGTGGCTATTCTCTCAGAGAAGGAACTAGATGTAGAAGTACCAGTTGTACTGGTTAAAGACACAAAAAGGGCAATGGCGATTTTAGCAGATGTATTCTATCAGCAGCCTTCTCAACAACTTCATTTAATTGGTGTTACAGGTACTAATGGAAAAACGACTACAACACATCTTATTGAGTCAGTATTCTATAAACACGAAGTTAATACAGGGATGATTGGAACAATAAATATGAAAATTAACGGTAAAACATATCCAACTTCCAATACAACTCCTGAAATTATTGTATTGCAACAAATGTTTAAAAAGATGTTAGAAGAAAATGTAAAAGCAGTTGTGATGGAAGTATCTTCACACGCTCTAGACTTAGGTAGAGTAAGAGGGTGTGATTTTGATGTGGCGGTTTTCACTAACTTGACACAAGACCATTTAGATTATCACAGTTCCATGGAAGAATATAAATTTGTCAAAGGAACGTTATTTTCTAGTCTTGGCAACTCATACAATTTATCAAAACCTAAATTTGCAGTCTTAAACGAAGATGACAATGCGAGTTCCCTTTATAAGAAATTAACAGCAGGGCAAGTTGTCACATACGGAATAGATAAGGAAAGTGACTATCAAGCGAAAAATATACAAATGTCCCCAAAGGGTACTACATTTGAACTACACTATAACGGTAATAAGGAAATTGTTCGAATTAAGTTAGTTGGTAAATTTAGTGTTTACAATGTATTGGCATGCATCGCAGCTTGTCATGTTTCTAATATTCCAATGGATACTATTTTAGAAGCAATGGGAGAAATTGCTGGTGTATCTGGTAGGTATGAATTAGTGAATGAAGGACAAGATTTTTCCGTTATTGTTGATTATGCACATACTCCTGATAGTTTAGAAAATGTACTAACTACTTCTAAGCAACTAGTGGAAGGTAAGTTGTTTTGTTTAATTGGTTGTGGGGGAGACAGGGACCGTACGAAAAGACCTTTGATGGCACAAGCGGCGGTAAAATATTCAGACATACCTATTTTTACATCTGACAACCCACGCACGGAAGATCCAGAACAAATTTTTTCTGATATGGAAAAGGGAGTAGAAGGGGAACAGTATTCCGTTATAAAAGAGAGGAAAGAAGCAATTGAATATGCAGTAAGTAAAGCAAAGACTGGTGACGTAATTATTATTGCGGGAAAAGGTCACGAAACATATCAACAAATAGGTAAAGAAACTTTACCATTCGATGATCGAGAAGTAGCTAGAAATGCGATAAAAATGTTGCTTAATAAGTAA
- a CDS encoding stage V sporulation protein D, which translates to MRVSHVTVRRRLTVVLLVGILLFSIIDLRLGYVQFALGDVLTDRAKDSWSRNITFEPGRGEILDRNGVPLATNMSAPTVMVVPRQIVDPNVVSEELAKVLNASKQNIYTQITQNTSMVRLKEGRKITHDKAKDIRGLDLKGVYIAEDSKRHYPFGSYLSHVLGFAGIDNQGLMGLELYYDKELKGQKGYVQFYSDAKGRRMPDIADDYVPPVDGHDLVLTIDSKVQTIMENYLDLAYETYNPDGIIAIAMNPKNGEILAMSSRPDFDPANFQNVAPEIYNRNLPVWSTYEPGSTFKIITLAAALEENKVNLMKDTFNDDGAAEVAGARLRCWKKGGHGHQTFLEVVQNSCNPGFVELGQRLGTDKLFEYIKSFGFGEKTGIDLQGEGKGILFKPERVGPVELATTAFGQGVSVTPIQQVAAVAAAVNGGILYQPFIAKEFVDPLTGKVVSRTNPVQKRRVISEETSKQVRYALESVVAQGTGKNAFVDGYRVGGKTGTAQKAKDGRYLENNHIVSFIGFAPADDPQIVVYLAVDNPKGTVQFGGVVAAPIVGNIMDDSLRAMGVEKRKGQIEKELAWPDVPLVEVPNLLGMTKRELQQQLVLLQLDISGDGDTVVQQSPAPGEKVKEGSKIRVYMSGKKDDKKN; encoded by the coding sequence ATGCGAGTTTCGCACGTAACAGTACGGAGAAGGTTAACGGTTGTTTTATTAGTCGGTATTTTATTGTTTAGTATTATCGACCTAAGATTAGGCTATGTTCAATTTGCACTTGGAGATGTATTGACAGATAGAGCAAAAGACTCTTGGAGTAGAAACATAACATTTGAACCAGGCAGAGGAGAAATCCTTGATCGAAATGGAGTACCGCTTGCAACGAACATGAGTGCTCCAACTGTCATGGTTGTACCAAGACAAATTGTAGATCCTAACGTAGTCTCTGAAGAGCTAGCAAAAGTTTTAAACGCTTCCAAACAAAACATTTATACACAAATAACACAAAATACATCGATGGTAAGGCTAAAAGAAGGTAGGAAGATTACTCATGACAAAGCAAAAGACATTCGTGGTCTTGATTTAAAAGGAGTCTATATTGCGGAAGATTCAAAGAGACATTATCCATTTGGTAGTTATTTATCACACGTATTAGGATTTGCGGGTATTGATAATCAAGGATTAATGGGTCTTGAATTATATTATGATAAAGAATTAAAAGGACAAAAAGGTTATGTGCAATTCTACTCTGACGCAAAAGGTAGAAGGATGCCTGATATTGCGGATGACTATGTTCCACCAGTAGATGGCCATGATTTAGTGTTAACAATTGATTCAAAAGTGCAAACTATTATGGAAAATTACTTAGATTTGGCTTATGAAACATATAATCCAGATGGAATTATTGCCATTGCAATGAATCCTAAAAATGGAGAAATTTTAGCTATGTCTAGTAGACCTGATTTTGATCCAGCTAATTTTCAAAATGTAGCACCAGAAATATATAATCGTAACTTGCCAGTATGGAGTACGTATGAACCAGGCTCTACGTTTAAGATTATTACGCTAGCCGCAGCGCTAGAAGAAAATAAAGTAAACTTAATGAAAGATACGTTTAATGATGATGGTGCGGCAGAAGTAGCTGGGGCAAGACTTAGATGTTGGAAAAAAGGTGGACATGGACACCAAACCTTTTTAGAAGTAGTACAAAACTCTTGTAACCCAGGATTCGTAGAACTAGGACAAAGATTAGGGACAGATAAATTATTTGAGTATATTAAAAGTTTTGGTTTTGGCGAGAAAACTGGAATAGATCTACAAGGTGAAGGGAAAGGGATACTATTTAAACCAGAAAGAGTTGGACCTGTAGAACTTGCTACAACAGCATTTGGTCAAGGTGTTTCCGTAACACCTATACAGCAAGTAGCAGCCGTGGCTGCCGCTGTTAATGGCGGGATATTATATCAACCATTCATCGCAAAAGAATTTGTAGATCCATTAACAGGTAAAGTAGTTTCTCGAACAAATCCGGTACAAAAGAGAAGAGTTATCTCAGAGGAAACATCTAAACAAGTACGATATGCTCTTGAAAGTGTCGTTGCACAAGGCACTGGTAAAAATGCTTTTGTAGATGGTTACCGTGTTGGTGGAAAGACTGGTACCGCTCAGAAAGCGAAAGATGGTCGTTATTTAGAAAATAACCATATCGTATCATTTATCGGATTTGCACCAGCAGATGACCCTCAAATCGTTGTTTATTTAGCTGTAGATAACCCAAAAGGAACAGTTCAATTCGGTGGTGTAGTTGCTGCGCCTATCGTAGGGAATATAATGGACGATAGTTTACGAGCGATGGGTGTGGAGAAAAGAAAAGGACAAATTGAGAAAGAATTGGCTTGGCCGGATGTTCCTTTAGTAGAAGTACCTAACTTGTTAGGGATGACGAAGAGAGAACTACAACAACAACTCGTCTTGTTACAACTTGATATTAGTGGAGATGGAGATACGGTTGTGCAACAATCTCCTGCTCCGGGGGAAAAAGTAAAAGAGGGATCTAAAATAAGGGTTTATATGTCAGGTAAAAAAGATGATAAAAAGAATTAG